The following are encoded in a window of Oncorhynchus masou masou isolate Uvic2021 chromosome 17, UVic_Omas_1.1, whole genome shotgun sequence genomic DNA:
- the LOC135558335 gene encoding uncharacterized protein LOC135558335 — translation MVNSSDVGAGTAGAQGCGLMTVTDTLEDVTSDWTDRETDRETDREEEKFLVSPELKISPGTVRQEVSTAILDKRGTLIILREMESEDKMDAGRDVTKTNQEKGGGTSASVKGGEDDELDGDRLTRSKEKYAIIDTNEDETGGEVDAEAMSKETSNKREISLNLSQTETDEEMSAVNSLQKTEAPSPSEVLTETVERSEFTTVSHEKVTELITQDAPPKREESCGLDEAVSDLSQWAFPDGQFATKPSPGSLAVVLYIKQYKLHVRLRPSHVLLYRAAALPLQRCSNQYY, via the coding sequence ATGGTGAACTCTAGTGACGTGGGGGCGGGGACTGCAGGAGCACAGGGGTGTGGTCTGATGACTGTAACTGATACCTTAGAAGACGTCACTAGTGActggacggacagagagacggacagagagacggacagagaggaagagaagttCCTAGTATCTCCAGAGCTGAAGATAAGTccagggacagtcagacaggaagTCTCGACGGCCATCTTGGACAAGAGAGGAACACTCATCATCCTGAGGGAGATGGAGTCTGAAGACAAAATGGACGCCGGCAGAGACGTTACTAAGACCAACCAGGAGAAAGGAGGCGGGACTTCAGCAAGCGTTAAGGGAGGTGAAGATGACGAGCTAGATGGAGATCGTCTCACCAGATCTAAGGAGAAATATGCCATAATCGACACGAATGAAGATGAGACCGGTGGTGAGGTAGATGCTGAGGCCATGTCTAAGGAGACCAGCAACAAGAGAGAGATATCTCTCAACTTAAGCCAGACTGAAACTGATGAAGAAATGAGTGCCGTTAACTCACTGCAGAAGACTGAGGCTCCGAGTCCCTCTGAGGTCTTGACCGAGACAGTTGAAAGGTCAGAGTTCACCACCGTGTCACATGAGAAGGTGACGGAGCTGATTACCCAGGATGCACCACCAAAGAGAGAGGAATCGTGCGGCCTGGATGAAGCTGTGAGCGACCTATCACAGTGGGCCTTCCCCGACGGTCAATTTGCCACCAAACCATCACCTGGATCTCTTGccgtggtactgtatataaaacaaTACAAGCTGCATGTGAGGCTTCGTCCTTCACATGTCCTACTGTACCGAGCTGCTGCCCTCCCCCTCCAGCGGTGCTCCAACCAGTATTACTGA